The proteins below are encoded in one region of Telopea speciosissima isolate NSW1024214 ecotype Mountain lineage chromosome 10, Tspe_v1, whole genome shotgun sequence:
- the LOC122643505 gene encoding probable disease resistance protein At5g66900, producing the protein MSGQLPVGFLLGPPAQELQRVISDVILKAHHFKYYLEQLQSTLETITPLIKEIDRLSAELTDHQRQDIVRLKAELVKGQKLVKKCSFVPSWNCFKRCRRSKKILKLDKTLLQFFQIDVPVDNWLHNKQILLDLKDMITKFDTLSLRSESSRSDNSGPQIRDKVFGLDVPLMELKMQLFREDVMVLGLCAPGGCGKTTLATMLCRDSDVRGMK; encoded by the coding sequence ATGTCTGGGCAGTTGCCGGTAGGATTTCTTCTGGGTCCGCCTGCTCAAGAGTTGCAGAGAGTGATTTCAGATGTAATCCTTAAAGCACATCATTTCAAATACTATCTAGAGCAGCTCCAATCTACTCTAGAAACCATTACTCCTCTAATCAAAGAAATAGATCGTTTGAGTGCTGAATTGACAGACCACCAGAGACAAGATATAGTAAGACTGAAGGCTGAGTTAGTGAAGGGCCAAAAGCTTGTAAAGAAGTGTTCTTTTGTTCCATCTTGGAACTGCTTCAAGAGGTGTAGGCGTTCGAAAAAAATCCTGAAATTGGATAAAACTTTGCTGCAGTTCTTTCAGATTGATGTTCCTGTTGATAACTGGCTCCATAATAAACAGATTCTGCTTGATCTGAAAGATATGATCACCAAATTTGATACGTTGAGTTTGAGATCGGAGAGTTCGAGATCAGATAACTCCGGTCCTCAGATCAGGGACAAGGTTTTTGGATTGGACGTGCCTCTAATGGAATTGAAGATGCAATTGTTTAGAGAGGATGTTATGGTTCTAGGGCTATGTGCTCCTGGTGGTTGTGGGAAAACAACGTTGGCTACCATGCTCTGCCGAGACAGTGATGTGAGAGGTATGAAATAA